A stretch of the Archangium violaceum genome encodes the following:
- a CDS encoding carbohydrate porin — MTALSLLSAIPASAQSLADRLDFSMYGRVGIAWAPTSGDFIQGRSLNLTGNSLGGRLEEGDYLEPSLKIHLLKPSAEDLATNQDSPYAHAVITPAMWANNGLFIALTSNRGAQTLTFELGEAYVEAGNLLAPGLKFWGGARYYRGTNVYLADYWYFNNLSSQGLGVQYKGLDAAVLLQTSINGSQYNFDANGDGVLDVRRQRTILVGQYKQPFGAGHYAQLLGELHALPQTTASILGDRTVLPSDIGWVAGIKSHLKFGNDSYNELSVRYGSRIANGGQAGSPTWVTFGAPAANGKYGNARSLEVVEHLLYNVNPLLSLNAYGTLHLGQGASGGVKDRFTDFSVGAQSTVYLHKNFHLMNEASFQGVRDADSPLATAVKLSLVPTLVPTGQASPFARPHLRLFYTLAFYNQQAVDTLHSPYLQTVGGKSIGHFLGGRVEWWI; from the coding sequence GTGACTGCCCTGTCGCTGCTGTCCGCCATCCCGGCGAGCGCGCAATCCCTGGCGGATCGGCTGGACTTCTCGATGTACGGACGCGTGGGCATCGCCTGGGCGCCGACCTCGGGTGACTTCATCCAGGGCAGGTCGTTGAACCTCACGGGCAACTCCCTGGGCGGCCGCCTCGAGGAGGGTGACTACCTGGAGCCGTCGCTGAAGATCCACCTCCTCAAGCCCTCGGCGGAGGACCTGGCGACGAACCAGGACTCCCCCTATGCCCATGCGGTGATCACGCCGGCGATGTGGGCCAACAATGGCCTGTTCATCGCCCTCACCAGCAACCGGGGCGCCCAGACGCTGACCTTCGAGCTGGGCGAGGCGTACGTGGAGGCGGGGAACCTCCTGGCCCCTGGCCTGAAGTTCTGGGGCGGCGCCCGCTACTACCGCGGCACCAACGTGTACCTGGCGGACTACTGGTACTTCAACAACCTCTCCTCGCAAGGCCTGGGCGTCCAGTACAAGGGGTTGGATGCGGCGGTGCTGCTCCAGACGTCCATCAACGGCTCGCAGTACAACTTCGACGCCAACGGCGACGGGGTGCTGGACGTCCGGCGCCAGCGCACCATCCTGGTGGGCCAGTACAAGCAGCCGTTCGGGGCCGGTCACTACGCCCAGCTGCTGGGAGAGCTCCACGCCCTTCCGCAGACCACGGCCTCGATCCTGGGAGACAGGACCGTCCTGCCCTCCGACATCGGCTGGGTGGCGGGCATCAAGAGCCACCTGAAGTTCGGTAACGACAGCTACAACGAGCTCTCGGTGCGCTACGGCAGCCGCATCGCCAACGGTGGCCAGGCGGGTTCGCCCACGTGGGTGACCTTTGGCGCCCCGGCCGCCAACGGCAAGTACGGCAACGCGCGCAGCCTCGAGGTCGTGGAGCACCTGCTCTACAACGTCAATCCCCTCCTCTCCCTCAACGCGTACGGCACCCTCCACCTGGGCCAGGGCGCGAGCGGAGGGGTGAAGGACCGGTTCACGGACTTCTCCGTGGGCGCCCAGAGCACCGTGTACCTGCACAAGAACTTCCACCTCATGAACGAGGCCAGCTTCCAGGGCGTGCGCGATGCCGACTCGCCCCTCGCGACCGCGGTCAAGCTGTCGCTCGTGCCGACCCTCGTCCCCACCGGGCAGGCCAGCCCCTTCGCCCGGCCGCACCTGCGTCTGTTCTACACCCTCGCGTTCTACAACCAGCAGGCGGTGGACACGCTCCACTCGCCCTATCTGCAGACCGTCGGCGGCAAGTCCATCGGCCACTTCCTGGGCGGCCGCGTGGAGTGGTGGATCTGA
- the nagE gene encoding N-acetylglucosamine-specific PTS transporter subunit IIBC encodes MVNNKFAGVQQLGRALMLPIAVLPIAGLLLRLGQPDLLNIPFVAAAGDAIFSNLGLLFAVGVAVGFARENHGAAGLAGAVGFFITIKGADALVNVPPEVIENLTGAARDLAVSSYKARLVSKISIPVGILSGLIAGTMYNRFKDIKLPEYLAFFGGRRFVPIITGLACLVLALVFGFGFPIVEAGLDGISRSVFAAGKFGLFLYGVFNRLLIVTGLHHIINNMAWFLLGDYNGVTGDLKRFFAGDPTAGAMMAGYFPVMMFGLPAACLAMYHAAPKHNRAKVGGVLLSMALTSFLTGVTEPIEFAFMFLAPALYALHAVLTGLSLVIMDAMNVKLGFGFSAGLFDYVLNYGKATNPLLLLPIGGAYGIAYYGLFRVCIARFDLKTLGREDEAAASTEATANVDGVSTPAPVLARGEAYLKALGGTANVQVVDACTTRLRLTVADNARVDEAALKALGARGVIRPSAGSVQVIIGPLADQVAGEVRDAMRTIPATATRNEPSVARAMLTALGGAANVRELGTCTTRLRLIVADDKLVDEAALKKLGTRGVVKPAAGSVQVIIGPTAERVADEIRALMA; translated from the coding sequence ATGGTGAACAACAAGTTCGCTGGAGTACAACAACTCGGGCGCGCCTTGATGTTGCCCATCGCGGTCCTGCCCATCGCCGGACTTCTGCTGCGTCTGGGACAGCCGGACCTGCTGAATATTCCCTTCGTCGCGGCCGCGGGCGACGCCATCTTCTCCAACCTCGGCTTGCTGTTCGCGGTGGGTGTGGCGGTTGGCTTCGCACGGGAGAACCATGGTGCCGCGGGACTCGCGGGCGCCGTTGGATTCTTCATAACGATCAAGGGTGCCGATGCGCTTGTAAATGTACCGCCCGAGGTGATCGAAAACCTCACCGGCGCCGCCAGGGATCTGGCCGTCTCGAGCTACAAGGCGCGCCTGGTGTCCAAGATCAGCATTCCGGTGGGCATCCTGTCCGGACTGATCGCCGGCACCATGTACAACCGCTTCAAGGACATCAAACTGCCGGAATACCTGGCGTTCTTTGGCGGCCGCCGCTTCGTGCCCATCATCACCGGACTGGCCTGTCTGGTGCTCGCGCTGGTGTTTGGATTCGGCTTCCCCATCGTCGAGGCGGGTCTGGATGGCATCAGCCGCTCGGTGTTCGCCGCGGGCAAGTTCGGCCTGTTCCTGTATGGCGTCTTCAACCGCCTGCTGATCGTCACGGGCCTGCATCACATCATCAACAACATGGCCTGGTTCCTGCTGGGCGACTACAACGGCGTGACGGGTGACCTGAAGCGCTTCTTCGCCGGGGATCCGACGGCCGGCGCGATGATGGCGGGCTACTTCCCGGTGATGATGTTCGGTCTGCCGGCGGCCTGCCTCGCCATGTACCACGCCGCGCCCAAGCACAACCGCGCGAAGGTGGGCGGTGTGCTGCTGTCCATGGCGCTGACGTCCTTCCTGACGGGCGTCACCGAGCCGATCGAGTTCGCCTTCATGTTCCTCGCGCCGGCGCTCTACGCGCTGCACGCGGTGTTGACCGGCCTGTCGCTCGTCATCATGGACGCGATGAATGTGAAGCTCGGCTTCGGCTTCTCGGCCGGCCTGTTCGACTACGTGCTGAACTACGGAAAGGCGACCAATCCCCTGCTGCTGCTGCCCATTGGCGGAGCCTACGGCATCGCCTACTACGGCCTGTTCCGCGTCTGCATCGCCCGGTTCGACCTGAAGACGCTCGGCCGGGAGGACGAGGCCGCGGCCTCCACCGAGGCGACCGCCAACGTCGATGGCGTCTCCACCCCCGCCCCCGTGCTGGCCCGGGGCGAGGCATACCTGAAGGCGCTCGGCGGCACCGCCAACGTCCAGGTCGTCGATGCCTGCACCACGCGGCTGAGGCTGACGGTGGCCGATAACGCCCGCGTCGACGAGGCGGCGCTCAAGGCGCTCGGTGCGCGCGGCGTCATCCGCCCGTCGGCCGGCAGCGTCCAGGTCATCATCGGTCCGCTCGCCGACCAGGTGGCGGGCGAGGTCCGGGACGCGATGCGCACGATCCCCGCGACGGCCACCAGGAACGAACCGTCCGTGGCGCGCGCCATGCTGACGGCCCTCGGAGGTGCCGCCAACGTGCGTGAGCTCGGGACCTGCACCACCCGCCTGCGGCTGATCGTCGCCGATGACAAGCTCGTGGACGAGGCGGCGCTCAAGAAGCTCGGCACCCGCGGTGTCGTCAAACCGGCCGCCGGCTCCGTCCAGGTCATCATCGGGCCCACCGCCGAACGGGTGGCCGACGAGATCCGTGCCTTGATGGCCTGA
- the ptsP gene encoding phosphoenolpyruvate--protein phosphotransferase, with amino-acid sequence MSTLRLVTPLEQHTMSQLKLVAPLAGWATRLEEVPDPAFAQRMVGDGIAVDPTSAELRAPCDGVVLSVHASRHACTLRTPTGAEILLHIGIDTVDLRGEGFTVHVQEGQNVRAGQPLITFDMDLLARRARSLVTAMVVTNGDAHTITGRVEDREVSVGELLLEVEGGEETLPGEVNGTTAERHVRLLIPHGLHARPAAAFARQARLHPGPVNVGHKEHTVNGKSVVALMSLSAQHGATLTVTVRGDQAEQVAQELVDLVTSGLGDPILPLVEAPASPAEHTRAPAAALVPFAPDTEVLLKGTIAAPGIAVGRAVRVVEEQPQLTQAGRGLLEENQRLTEALTRVRRDIEAMISREGKGSAARTEIFRAHLALLDDPELADAATQELQAGHSAEWAWRTAVEKQVRVLQGLEDARLAERVDDLRDIGRRVIALLTGKGGSRVPAELPTDTILVADELLPSDLAAVPPGRLVALCTAHGGPTSHVAILAAGMGIPAVVAMGDAALRVPEGAPLIVDGDRGEVHVHPPATAREATLHAIAARAARREANLARAHEECRTADGTRIEVVANLGRPGDAASAFAKGAEGCGLLRSEFLFLDRVTAPSEDEQTAQYQEIADGLRGHHVVIRTLDVGGDKPLAYLPLPEEENPVLGLRGVRVSLRHPELLRTQIRAILKVKPTGVCRILVPMITSASEMRAVRAVVEAERRELGITHPVQLGAMIEVPAAAVMSDRLAAEADFLSIGTNDLTQYALAMDRGNPHVAAQLDGLHPGVLRLVAQTVEGARKHGRPVAVCGGIASDPRAAPLLIGLGVTELSATPSVVPDLKAFIRTLTLPQCVEVARKALTFEIGDEVRALVMRTWPGL; translated from the coding sequence ATGTCCACGCTGAGGCTCGTCACACCGTTGGAGCAGCACACCATGTCCCAATTGAAGCTCGTCGCGCCGCTCGCGGGTTGGGCCACCCGCCTGGAGGAAGTGCCGGATCCCGCCTTCGCCCAGCGGATGGTGGGGGATGGCATCGCGGTCGACCCGACGTCGGCCGAGCTCCGGGCGCCCTGTGATGGCGTCGTCCTGTCGGTGCATGCCTCCCGCCACGCGTGCACGCTGCGGACCCCGACCGGCGCGGAGATCCTCCTCCACATCGGCATCGACACGGTGGACCTGCGCGGCGAGGGCTTCACGGTCCACGTCCAGGAGGGACAGAACGTCCGGGCCGGGCAGCCGCTGATCACCTTCGACATGGATCTGCTGGCCCGCCGGGCGCGCAGCCTCGTGACGGCCATGGTGGTGACCAATGGCGACGCCCATACCATCACCGGCCGGGTGGAGGATCGCGAGGTCTCGGTCGGCGAGCTGCTGCTGGAAGTCGAGGGCGGTGAGGAGACCCTCCCGGGCGAGGTGAACGGAACGACGGCGGAGCGGCATGTGCGGCTCCTCATCCCCCACGGACTCCACGCGCGTCCCGCCGCCGCCTTCGCCAGGCAGGCCCGGCTCCACCCGGGCCCCGTGAACGTGGGCCACAAGGAGCACACCGTCAACGGCAAGAGCGTGGTGGCGCTCATGAGCCTCAGCGCCCAGCACGGTGCCACGCTGACGGTCACCGTCCGCGGAGATCAGGCCGAGCAGGTGGCCCAGGAGCTGGTCGACCTGGTGACCAGCGGGCTGGGAGATCCGATCCTGCCGCTCGTGGAAGCGCCGGCCTCCCCCGCCGAGCACACCCGAGCGCCCGCCGCCGCGCTCGTGCCCTTCGCCCCCGACACGGAGGTGCTGCTCAAGGGCACCATCGCGGCCCCCGGCATCGCGGTGGGCCGGGCGGTCAGGGTCGTCGAGGAGCAGCCCCAGCTCACCCAGGCGGGTCGCGGCCTCCTCGAGGAGAATCAGCGCCTGACCGAGGCCCTCACGCGCGTGCGCCGGGACATCGAGGCGATGATCTCCCGCGAGGGAAAGGGCAGCGCGGCGCGGACGGAGATCTTCCGCGCCCATCTCGCGCTGCTCGATGATCCGGAGCTCGCCGACGCCGCCACCCAGGAGCTCCAGGCGGGTCACAGCGCCGAGTGGGCGTGGCGGACCGCGGTCGAGAAGCAGGTCCGGGTCCTCCAGGGACTCGAGGATGCGCGCCTGGCGGAGCGGGTCGACGACCTGCGCGACATCGGTCGCCGCGTCATCGCCCTGCTGACGGGCAAGGGCGGCTCGCGCGTCCCGGCCGAGCTGCCGACGGACACGATCCTGGTCGCCGACGAGCTGCTGCCGTCGGACCTGGCGGCGGTTCCCCCTGGCCGTCTGGTCGCGCTCTGCACGGCACACGGTGGTCCCACCTCGCACGTCGCCATCCTGGCGGCCGGCATGGGCATTCCAGCCGTGGTGGCGATGGGCGACGCGGCCCTGCGCGTCCCCGAGGGAGCGCCGCTGATCGTCGACGGAGACCGGGGCGAGGTCCACGTCCATCCCCCCGCCACGGCCCGGGAGGCCACCCTCCACGCCATCGCCGCACGAGCCGCCCGCCGCGAGGCCAACCTGGCGAGGGCGCACGAGGAGTGCCGTACGGCGGATGGCACGCGCATCGAGGTCGTCGCCAACCTGGGACGTCCCGGTGACGCGGCGTCGGCCTTCGCCAAGGGGGCCGAGGGCTGCGGCCTGCTGCGCAGCGAGTTCCTGTTCCTGGATCGCGTCACCGCGCCGAGCGAGGACGAGCAGACCGCCCAGTACCAGGAGATCGCCGACGGCCTGCGGGGCCATCACGTGGTCATCCGCACGCTGGATGTCGGGGGCGACAAGCCGCTGGCATACCTGCCCCTGCCGGAGGAGGAGAATCCGGTGCTCGGCCTGCGGGGAGTGCGGGTTTCGCTGCGGCACCCGGAGCTGCTGCGCACGCAGATCCGCGCCATCCTGAAGGTGAAGCCCACGGGGGTCTGCCGCATCCTCGTCCCGATGATCACCTCCGCCTCCGAGATGCGCGCCGTGCGCGCCGTGGTGGAGGCGGAGCGCCGGGAGCTGGGCATCACCCACCCGGTCCAGCTGGGCGCCATGATCGAGGTGCCGGCCGCCGCCGTCATGTCGGACCGTCTGGCGGCCGAGGCCGACTTCCTCTCCATCGGCACCAATGATCTCACCCAGTACGCGCTCGCCATGGACCGCGGCAACCCGCACGTGGCGGCGCAGCTCGACGGGCTGCACCCGGGCGTCCTGCGGCTGGTGGCCCAGACGGTGGAGGGCGCACGCAAGCATGGCCGCCCGGTGGCGGTGTGCGGCGGCATCGCCTCGGATCCCCGAGCGGCGCCCCTGCTCATCGGTCTGGGCGTCACGGAGCTGTCGGCGACTCCGTCCGTCGTTCCCGACCTCAAAGCCTTCATCCGCACGCTCACCCTGCCCCAGTGCGTGGAGGTCGCGAGGAAAGCCCTGACGTTCGAAATCGGTGACGAAGTGCGCGCGCTCGTGATGCGCACGTGGCCGGGCCTGTAG
- a CDS encoding N-acetylmuramic acid 6-phosphate etherase — MAKDTEGAARRFQGLDTWGTGELLETLWSSQSRATAACLPVLPVLGRAADAAIERLSRGTGRLVYAGAGSAGALAALDALELGPTFDWPATRLAVLLAGGLDLSRGLDGGAEDDEAGGRSRVRELRPGPADVVVGVSASGRSAFTVGIVDEARRHGALTVAISSIAGSPLIEAAEHGVVVLTGAEVIAGSTRLGAGTAQKVLLNLFSTTVMTGLGLVFDNLMCNVRPENAKLRQRCITIVSRIAGVGEEAAADALARHGDIKHAVLGLAGCTHAQAEDVLARAGGNLRVALAEIAPQGGNGSCPR; from the coding sequence ATGGCGAAGGATACGGAGGGGGCTGCCCGTCGATTCCAGGGGTTGGATACCTGGGGCACGGGGGAGCTCCTCGAAACGCTGTGGAGTAGCCAGTCGCGAGCGACGGCGGCATGCCTGCCTGTGCTGCCGGTGCTCGGACGCGCCGCGGACGCGGCCATCGAGCGTCTGTCCCGGGGCACCGGGCGGTTGGTCTACGCCGGCGCCGGCTCCGCGGGTGCGCTCGCGGCCCTGGACGCCCTGGAGCTCGGTCCCACCTTCGACTGGCCGGCGACCCGCCTCGCCGTCCTGCTGGCCGGGGGCCTGGATCTGTCACGGGGCCTCGATGGAGGCGCCGAGGACGACGAGGCCGGGGGACGCTCGCGGGTGAGGGAGCTCCGGCCCGGACCGGCGGACGTGGTGGTGGGTGTATCCGCCAGCGGACGCAGCGCCTTCACCGTGGGCATCGTGGACGAGGCCCGGCGTCATGGGGCCCTGACGGTGGCCATCTCCAGCATCGCCGGCTCGCCGCTCATCGAGGCCGCCGAGCACGGAGTGGTCGTCCTGACGGGCGCGGAGGTCATCGCCGGCTCCACCCGCCTGGGTGCCGGGACGGCGCAGAAGGTGCTCCTCAACCTGTTCTCGACGACGGTGATGACCGGGCTCGGCCTCGTCTTCGACAACCTGATGTGCAACGTGCGGCCGGAGAACGCGAAGCTGCGCCAGCGCTGCATCACCATCGTCTCGCGCATCGCCGGTGTCGGGGAGGAGGCCGCCGCGGACGCCCTCGCCCGCCATGGCGACATCAAGCACGCGGTGCTCGGGCTCGCGGGCTGCACCCACGCCCAGGCCGAGGACGTCCTGGCCCGAGCCGGGGGCAACCTGCGCGTCGCGCTCGCGGAAATCGCACCCCAGGGGGGGAACGGCTCATGTCCACGCTGA
- a CDS encoding GntR family transcriptional regulator — protein sequence MSSHPSGVDDLDRAALSSDLPLPLYLQLARYLRGQIVSGRFGHRDALPGERELAERFSVSRVTVRKALKELLDEGLLEQRQGAGTFVNRGQSPYVEQRLSTLTGFSEDMGSRGLVAGSVWLNRTVAVATPEEALALGLSPGATVCRLQRLRTANGAAMALELSVLPTRFLPDPNEVKGSLYETLRNRGFTPYRALQRLSAIQLPVDQAEQLGVPEGAAALYIERRTMLEDGTPLEFVRSQYRGDSYDFIVELNMAGPATPKR from the coding sequence ATGTCGAGCCATCCGAGCGGAGTCGATGACCTGGACAGGGCCGCGCTATCGAGCGACCTGCCGCTGCCGCTCTACCTTCAGCTCGCGAGGTATCTGCGAGGGCAGATCGTCAGTGGGAGGTTCGGCCACCGTGACGCACTGCCGGGCGAGCGAGAGCTGGCGGAACGCTTCAGCGTCTCCCGGGTCACGGTCCGCAAGGCCTTGAAGGAGCTGCTGGACGAGGGGCTCCTCGAGCAACGGCAGGGGGCCGGCACCTTCGTGAACCGGGGCCAGAGCCCCTATGTGGAGCAGCGCCTGTCCACCCTGACGGGCTTCTCCGAGGACATGGGGTCGCGGGGGCTGGTCGCGGGCTCGGTGTGGCTCAATCGCACGGTGGCGGTGGCGACGCCCGAGGAGGCGCTGGCGCTCGGTCTCAGTCCGGGGGCCACGGTCTGCCGCCTGCAGCGGCTCCGCACGGCCAACGGCGCGGCCATGGCGCTGGAGTTGTCGGTTCTCCCCACGCGCTTCCTGCCGGATCCGAACGAGGTGAAGGGCTCTCTCTACGAGACGCTCCGGAACCGGGGGTTCACGCCCTACCGCGCCCTGCAGCGCCTGTCGGCGATCCAGCTGCCGGTCGACCAGGCCGAGCAGCTCGGTGTGCCGGAGGGCGCGGCGGCCCTCTACATCGAGCGTCGCACCATGCTCGAGGACGGCACGCCCCTGGAGTTCGTCCGGTCTCAGTACCGGGGCGACTCCTACGACTTCATCGTTGAACTGAACATGGCTGGCCCCGCCACTCCCAAGAGGTGA
- a CDS encoding SIS domain-containing protein — protein sequence MSIGPVSVSTGSLPVPAMALEAAQSADAARRQIQQCADTFAELGARLRQWPPRFVVTCARGSSDHAASYGKYLIETTLGRAVASVGPSVASVYNTPNLDLKECLFIAVSQSGRSPDLLRLTETARAGGALVVGFINNESSPLFDLCDLAFPLCAGPERSVAATKSYILSGLAFLQLAAHWSGSKELHDAVARLPEALEQARALDWWPALARLSGAHSLFVLGRGSGLGAALEMALKFKETCRMHAEAFSTAEVSHGPLALVGPGFPVLALGQEDGSAESTRSVVRRMVELGADVRSVLEVPGAELLPSVSGVPNAIAPLCQVQSFYMAVHRLAVARKLDPDAPAHLRKVTETV from the coding sequence ATGAGCATCGGTCCTGTGTCCGTGAGCACCGGAAGTCTTCCCGTCCCCGCCATGGCGCTCGAGGCCGCCCAGTCGGCGGATGCCGCCCGCCGGCAGATCCAGCAGTGCGCGGACACCTTCGCCGAGCTGGGTGCCCGGCTGCGCCAGTGGCCCCCTCGTTTCGTGGTGACGTGCGCGCGTGGCAGCTCCGACCACGCGGCCAGCTACGGCAAGTACCTGATCGAAACCACGCTGGGCCGGGCCGTGGCCTCGGTGGGACCGAGCGTGGCGTCGGTCTACAACACCCCGAACCTGGACCTGAAGGAGTGCCTCTTCATCGCTGTCTCCCAGTCGGGTCGCAGTCCGGATCTCCTGCGGCTCACGGAGACGGCTCGCGCGGGAGGGGCCCTGGTCGTCGGTTTCATCAACAACGAGAGCTCTCCGCTCTTCGACCTGTGCGACCTCGCGTTTCCGCTGTGCGCCGGCCCCGAGCGGAGCGTCGCCGCCACGAAGTCCTACATCCTCTCCGGGCTCGCGTTCCTGCAGCTGGCGGCGCACTGGTCGGGGAGCAAGGAATTGCACGACGCGGTCGCCCGGCTGCCGGAAGCCCTGGAGCAGGCGCGTGCCCTGGACTGGTGGCCGGCGCTCGCGCGGCTCTCCGGGGCCCACAGCCTGTTCGTGCTCGGACGTGGGAGCGGGCTTGGCGCGGCGCTCGAGATGGCGCTGAAGTTCAAGGAGACCTGCCGGATGCACGCCGAGGCCTTCAGCACCGCCGAGGTGAGCCACGGCCCGCTCGCGCTCGTGGGCCCTGGCTTCCCCGTCCTGGCGCTCGGGCAGGAGGATGGCTCGGCGGAGAGCACCCGGAGCGTGGTGCGCCGGATGGTGGAGCTGGGCGCGGATGTCCGCTCGGTGCTCGAGGTTCCAGGGGCCGAGCTGCTGCCGTCGGTGTCGGGTGTGCCGAACGCGATCGCTCCGCTGTGCCAGGTCCAGAGCTTCTACATGGCGGTGCACCGGTTGGCGGTGGCGCGCAAGCTGGATCCCGACGCGCCCGCTCACCTGCGCAAGGTGACGGAGACAGTGTGA
- the nagA gene encoding N-acetylglucosamine-6-phosphate deacetylase: protein MKRVLKGARCFTGECILEGHAVVVEGERITAVIPAADAPADAEVVRLPGDALLVPGFIDTQVNGAGGVLFNETPTAEAAIAIAAATRRSGTTGMLPTFITDEQAGMLRACEAVTEAISRPASGILGIHLEGPFISGERPGVHEPRYIRAPDARDLESLTGLAARLAGKGCRLLVTLAPERVDDATLRRFASAGVVLAAGHTAASYERTREALTAGVRGFTHLFNAMPPVNNRQPGPVLVGLDSEAWCGIIADGIHVHPALLRLLLKSKPLGKVFLVTDAMPPVGTDAVSFSLYGHTILRRDGRLVTENGTLAGADIDMITAVRNCVRLLGLSLEESLRMASLYPACFLGLEGHLGRLAPDFRSDLTLLGPDFTVLATWVGGQEQWY, encoded by the coding sequence ATGAAGAGAGTCCTGAAGGGAGCACGGTGTTTCACCGGCGAGTGCATTCTCGAGGGCCACGCGGTGGTGGTCGAGGGCGAACGCATCACCGCGGTGATCCCGGCGGCGGACGCGCCGGCCGATGCCGAGGTGGTGCGGCTGCCCGGGGACGCGCTGCTCGTGCCGGGCTTCATCGACACCCAGGTCAACGGCGCTGGCGGCGTGCTGTTCAACGAGACGCCCACGGCCGAGGCGGCGATCGCCATCGCGGCGGCCACCCGGCGCTCGGGCACGACGGGGATGCTGCCCACCTTCATCACCGATGAGCAGGCGGGGATGCTCCGGGCCTGTGAGGCCGTCACCGAGGCGATCTCCCGGCCCGCGAGTGGAATCCTCGGCATCCACCTGGAAGGGCCCTTCATCAGCGGTGAGCGGCCAGGGGTCCATGAGCCGCGCTACATCCGCGCGCCCGATGCCCGGGACCTCGAGTCCCTGACGGGCCTGGCGGCGCGGTTGGCCGGCAAGGGATGCCGTCTCCTGGTGACGTTGGCGCCGGAGCGTGTCGACGATGCCACCCTCCGCCGGTTCGCCTCGGCGGGCGTGGTGCTCGCCGCGGGCCACACGGCCGCTTCGTATGAGCGGACGCGCGAGGCGCTGACGGCGGGCGTGCGTGGCTTCACGCACCTGTTCAACGCCATGCCGCCGGTGAACAACCGCCAACCGGGGCCGGTGCTGGTCGGCCTCGACTCCGAGGCCTGGTGCGGCATCATCGCCGATGGCATCCACGTCCATCCCGCGCTGCTGCGACTGCTCTTGAAGAGCAAGCCGCTCGGCAAGGTGTTCCTGGTCACCGACGCCATGCCTCCCGTCGGGACGGACGCGGTCTCGTTCTCGCTCTATGGCCACACCATCCTGCGCCGTGACGGCCGTCTGGTGACGGAGAACGGAACACTGGCGGGCGCCGACATCGACATGATCACGGCGGTGCGCAATTGCGTGCGTCTGCTCGGGTTGTCTCTCGAGGAGAGCCTGCGCATGGCGTCGCTCTACCCGGCGTGCTTCCTCGGGTTGGAGGGACACCTGGGCCGACTGGCGCCGGACTTCCGCTCGGATCTCACGCTGCTCGGCCCGGACTTCACGGTGCTCGCCACGTGGGTGGGGGGGCAGGAGCAGTGGTACTGA
- a CDS encoding ABC1 kinase family protein: MSDDPSIPSGRLKRLTRIAGMATQVGASLATDRVKRLLGRESDGHAVMAQRVLETLGSLKGAALKAGQALTLFSSQLPPEARVIVGKLFSQAPKLPFAEIATVLQEELGAPPSEIFAEFSEEPFAAASLGQVHEARLRTGERVAVKVQYPGIAAALEDDLRNLESLLKSVGMGGLLLDVNEYAEEIRRELSGELDYRRELAQLEHYRGLLAPWPDLVVPRAWPELSTGRVLTLERLEGPTLNELAHEVDSLPEEVRFRRGEQLLRAVCGPWMLHRTIHADTHPGNYLALPDGRLGVLDFGSVKTGSEPFWRCTLVCARALMEGTSLDWVTLHEQGGFHIGLSRDKAQKLLEEISRIAVTPLQEPYDYATDTIIEKLSELKLRHPLDVIRIRPPAESLMVGRAMAGLLQNLRALKVRGDFRPFFRDTLNTALHGTR, encoded by the coding sequence ATGAGCGACGATCCCTCCATTCCGAGTGGCAGACTCAAGCGGCTCACCCGTATCGCCGGTATGGCCACCCAGGTGGGCGCCAGCCTCGCCACCGACCGGGTCAAGCGCCTGCTCGGCCGGGAATCCGACGGGCATGCCGTCATGGCCCAACGGGTGCTCGAGACCCTGGGCTCCCTCAAGGGCGCCGCCCTCAAGGCGGGTCAGGCCCTCACCCTCTTCTCCTCACAGCTGCCGCCCGAGGCCCGGGTCATCGTCGGCAAGCTCTTCTCCCAGGCCCCGAAGCTCCCCTTCGCGGAGATCGCCACCGTGCTCCAGGAGGAGCTGGGCGCCCCTCCCTCGGAGATCTTCGCCGAGTTCTCCGAGGAGCCCTTCGCCGCCGCCTCCCTGGGCCAGGTGCACGAGGCCCGGCTGCGGACCGGCGAGCGCGTGGCGGTGAAGGTGCAATACCCGGGCATCGCCGCGGCGCTGGAGGATGACCTCCGCAACCTCGAGTCCCTGCTCAAGAGCGTGGGCATGGGCGGACTCCTGCTCGATGTGAACGAGTACGCGGAGGAGATCCGCCGGGAGCTCTCCGGGGAGCTCGACTACCGGCGCGAGCTCGCGCAGCTCGAGCACTACCGCGGGCTGCTCGCGCCCTGGCCGGACCTGGTGGTGCCCAGGGCCTGGCCGGAGCTGAGCACCGGCCGGGTGCTCACCCTGGAGCGGCTCGAAGGGCCCACGCTGAACGAGCTGGCCCATGAGGTGGATTCGCTCCCGGAAGAGGTCCGCTTCCGCCGCGGCGAGCAGCTGCTGCGCGCCGTCTGCGGGCCGTGGATGCTCCATCGGACCATTCACGCGGACACGCACCCGGGCAACTACCTGGCGCTCCCGGACGGGCGGCTCGGCGTGCTCGACTTCGGCTCGGTGAAGACCGGCTCGGAGCCCTTCTGGCGCTGCACGCTCGTGTGCGCGCGCGCCCTCATGGAGGGCACCTCGCTCGACTGGGTCACCCTCCATGAGCAGGGCGGATTCCACATCGGGCTCTCCCGGGACAAGGCCCAGAAGCTCCTCGAGGAGATCTCCCGCATCGCCGTGACCCCGTTGCAAGAGCCCTACGACTACGCGACCGACACCATCATCGAGAAGCTCTCCGAGCTGAAGCTGCGCCACCCGCTGGATGTCATCCGCATCCGGCCCCCCGCGGAGTCCCTCATGGTCGGCCGGGCCATGGCGGGTCTGCTGCAGAACCTTCGCGCGCTCAAGGTCCGGGGAGACTTCCGCCCCTTCTTCCGTGACACCTTGAACACGGCGCTGCATGGCACGCGCTGA